The sequence CAACTATGTTCCATCGAACAATTCAATACAGGTATTCATAATTTGAAAATTGGTTATAACAATATTTTTGGATATTTTTTTGAAGTAAGAACTTCAAAAAAAGATAAAGTTCCATCTCATTGGATACGAAAACAAACATTAACTAATTCTGAACGATATACTACCGAAAAATTAAAGAATTATGAGGCGCAAATTTTAAATGCAGAACAAAAAATACTTTCTATTGAAAAAGAAATTTTTCATAATTTAATCAATCAATTGTTAAAATATATAAAACCCCTACAAGAAAATGCAAAAATAATTGCAGAATTGGATGTATTATATTCATTTTCTATTTCTGCATTAGAAAATAATTATGTAAAACCAAAGGTCAATCATTCGTTTGGTTTATGTATAAAAAAAGGAAGACATCCTGTTATTGAAAGACAATTTCTATCAACCACATCATATATTCCTAATGATATAATTTTAAATAAGCTGAATCAACAAATATTGATAATAACGGGGCCTAATATGTCCGGAAAATCAGCCATTCTTCGTCAAACGGCTCTTATTATATTAATGGCTCACATAGGAAGTTTTGTCCCAGCTCAATATGCAGAAATAGGTTTAATAGATAAAATATTTAGCAGGGTAGGAGCATCCGATAATATTTCTTTAGGAGAATCTACTTTTATGGTAGAAATGAATGAAACCGCAAATATATTAAATAATCTTTCTAAAAGAAGTTTTCTTATCTTAGACGAAATAGGAAGAGGAACCAGCACTTATGATGGAATTTCAATTGCTTGGTCTATTGTGGAATTTTTACACAAAAGTCATTTTCAACCCCTTACTTTATTTGCTACTCATTATCATGAATTAAATAAAATGAGTTTTTCTTTTAAAAGAATTAAAAATTATCATGTTTATGTAAAAGAAATTGATGAAAATATTATTTTTATGCGCAAAATGATTGAGGGAGGAAGCGAACATAGTTATGGAATTCACGTTGCTAAAATTTCAGGAATGCCTATAGCAGTTATTCATAGAGCAAAAGAAATATTAAAAAAATTGAATGAAAAAAATTATAAAAAATCTTTTTTATCCAAAAAAAAAGCCTATTTTTTATTGAGAGAGATAACAAACGTTTTGAATGAAATGGATATTGATTCTCTTAATTCCATAGATGATGAAAATAAAAAATAAAGGTTTTTATTCGCGAGAATAGCTCAGTTGGTAGAGCACGACCTTGCCAAGGTCGAAGTCGCGGGTTCGAATCCCGTTTCTCGCTTCCATATTAGCCTGGGTGGTGGAATTGGTAGACACACAGGACTTAAAATCCTGTGATCATTATACGATCGTACGGGTTCAAATCCCGTCCCAGGTATTTTTTATTTTATACAATAATTGAAATAATTGGGAGATTCTTTCGTTATACTCACACTATGTGGATGATTCTCTTTTAATCCAGAATTTGTGATCCTTACAAATTTTCCCATTATCATCAATTCTTTAATGGTTGATACTCCACAATAACCCATTCCAGAACGTAATCCTCCACATATCTGATAAATAACATCTTTCATTGCCCCTCTATAAGGAACTCTTGCTTCTATTCCTTCTGGAACATACTTTTCGTTAAAATGAAAATAACGATCTCCACTTCCTTTTTTCATAGACACTAAAGACCCCATACCTACATATGTTTTAAACTTTCTTCCTTGAAAAATAATTTCTTCTCCCGGGGCTTCATCTGTTCCTGCAAATAAACTACCAATCATCACAGAACTTGCTCCAGCAGCAATAGCTTTTACTATATCTCCTGAATATCTTATTCCACCATCAGAAATAACATTAACATTTCTTGTTTTTGCATATTCATAAACATCATTGATGGCAGTAATTTGAGGCATTCCAACACCAGCTATAACTCTTGTTGTACAAATAGAACCGGATCCTATTCCTACTTTTAAAATAGTAGATCCCGCATCTATCAAATCTTTTGCAGCTTTCCTAGTTACAACATTACCAGCTACTAAGGTTAATTTTGGAAAATTATTTCGAATAGATTTTATTGTTTTCAACACCCCAATAGAATGACCATGAGCCGAATCTATAACGATCAGATCTACACCAAATTTCATTAGGGCTTCTACTCTATCTAAAGTATTTTTATCCGTTCCTACAGCTGCTCCTACACGTAAACGACCTTTGGAATCTTTACAGGCATTGGGATATTCTATTAAATTATCTATATCTCTAATTGTAATTAAACCTACTAATTTTTGAAAATCATCTACAATAGGTAATTTTTCTATTCTTTCTTTCAAAAGAATATTTTTTGCTTTTTCTAGAGTTATATTTTTTTTGGTAGAAGTGATCAAATTTTCTTTTGTCATCACATCTTCTACCAAGGAATCTAAATCCATACGATACTTGATATCTCTATTGGTTATAATTCCAACTAAAGTATGATCTTTTTCAACAACAGGAAGTCCAGAAATATGATAGGTATTCATAAGGAATCGTGCTTCTCGAAGTGTAGAATTTCTAGAAAGGGTTATTGGATCATCTATCATTCCACTTTCACTTCTTTTTACCTTATAAACTTCCTCTGATTGATTTTTGATATTCATATTCTTATGAATAATTCCTATACCTCCTTCTCTAGCTATGGATATAGCTAAAGAAGATTCCGTCACTGTATCCATAGCAGAACTTAATATAGGAATATTTAGTGTAATATCAAACGTTAAAGAAGTCTTAAGAGATACTTCTGATGGAAGAATTGAAGAATAAGATGGAACTAGTAATACATCATCAAAAGTTAAGGCTTCTTTTAAAATCTTTTTATTCATAATATTTAAATTTTTTTTCTATAATTTTTATTAAAAAAATATATAATATCCTTATTTTCAAGGAAAAAATAAAAGTCCAAACCTATGTGTAACATTCCATCATTCATTCTGTTTATTTATTATGGAATAAATACATATTTTTTCATGTCAAATTTTTATATAAATTTGTCCATAATATGTTATAACTGAAATACTATTGATTATGATGAAAAAATTAAGAATTATCATTGCAACTATTTTTTTAGCAATATTTTTATTTACAAGTAGTTGTAATAACAAGTCTAAAAACGAGAATCCCTCTCCAACAACCGAAGAGGAAAAAACATCCAATACTAACAATGAAAATCCAACAAATACAACTCCTCCTACTACACCTAGTGATGAGGAATCATCAAAAAATGAGGAATCTTCATCCAACAACAAAGATAAGGTAAATACAGAGGAGAACGAGAAAAATAATAAATAGAAAAAAAAAGCAAGGAAGAGAAAAAAAATCTCTCCCTTGCCTTTTGATTAACTTTTTACTCTAGCCTTTTTTCCCTTCAGAAACCTTAAATAATAGATTTTAGATCTACGAACCTTTCCCCTTTTATTCACTTCTATTTTTTGTATACTGGGTTGATTCAAAATGAATATACGTTCAATTCCGATATTTCCACTCATTTTACGTACCGTAAAAGTTTTTGTCAACCCTTTTCCTTTTTTCTTGATAACCAATCCTTTAAAAGATTGAATTCTTATTTTTTCTCCTTCTTTGACTTCAAAAAATACAGTTATGGTATCTCCAGAATTAAATAAAGGAAAATGATTTTTTTTAATCCATTTCCTCTCTATATATTCTACAAAATTATTCGACATATTAAAACGAATTTTTTATTTCATATAAAATTTCTTTTTCCAAAAAATTGACTCTTTCTCTTAAAGAACTTTCTATATGTATTCGAACTATATTTTCAGTATTAGATTTTCTTATGTGAATCCATTCATTATTCAGAAAATATATCTTAATCCCATCTTTTAAATTCATTTTTTTTCCTTTATATTTCCTTTTTATTCTTTCTAATATTTTTCCAATTTTTTTATTGGAAGATAATCGAATTTTTTTTTTCGACATAAAATAATTGGAATATCTTTTTTTTAATTCGGTTAACGATATTTTAGAAAGTTTGGAGATATAAGTTAAAAATAAAGCTATTCCCACTAAGGCATCTCTTCCATAACGTAAATCTGGATAAATGATACCTCCATTTCCTTCCCCACCAATAACTGCCTTAACCTCTTTCATTTTCTTAACAACATGAACTTCTCCTACAGAAGTCGCATAATAAGGAACTCCTTTATTTATAGATAAATCTTTTAAAGCCTGAGAAGAAGATAAGGTAGTAACAATAGATCCTAATTTTTCTTTCAATATATAATCAGCAACAGATACTAAAGTATATTCTTCTCCAAAAAAATCTCCATTCTCACAAATAAAAACAACTCTATCCACATCAGGATCTACAGCAATTCCTAAATCTGCTCCAACTTCTGAAACCTTTTTACAAATTTCTCTTAAATTTTTTTCAATAGGTTCAGGATTATGAATGAAATCTCCATGAGGGTCACAATACATTTTTACTACTTTAGCTCCAAAATATTCTTCTAAAAGTATTGGAACGGCTATTCCTCCTGTAGAATTAATTCCATCTACTACTATTTTAAATTTATATTTCTGGATTATTTTTTCATCTACCAATGGTAAAGAAAGAATGGTTTCTATATGTTGATGAATATAATTTTTTCTATAGAAATGAGAACCTAATTGATCCAAAGAGGCAAAATTAAAATATTCTTTTTCTACAATATAGGATAATTTTTCTATATCTTTTTCCGATAAAAATTCTCCTTTAGAATTAAACATCTTCAATCCATTCCAATTTTTTGGATTATGACTTGCAGTTAACATAACTCCACCATCCGCTTTTTCATTCATTACGGCTATTCCAACAGTAGGAGTAGTCGATAAACCAATATCAATAACATCGATTCCAAGACTTTGAAAAGTAATAACCAAAAACTGTTGAAACATAGAAGAAGTTGTACGACCATCCCTCCCCAATATGACCAGATACCTGTTTTTATTTTTATATTTTTTTTTCATCCAGGAAACATATCCTGAAGAAAATTTTATAATTTCTATAGGAGAAAAACCTTTCCCTACTTTTCCTCCCAATGTTCCTCTTATTCCAGATGAAGATTTTACAAGTGTCAAAAATTAATTGGATTTTTATTATTACAAAAATACAAAATTTTTACTCAAATTCTATAGCCTAAAAGATAGAAACTTTTTTTTTGATACATTTGATACAAAAGAATTATTCATTCTGATAAATAATCGTTATCCTCATCAATAGTTTCAATGAAAAAACTTTCTTGATCAAGAATGTTTTTTTTGTAATCTTCTTCCCATCCAGAAGATGATATTTTCTTTTCTTCAAAATCCATAAATTTAACCTGATCACTTATAAATCTTAGACGAACCTTTCCCAATCCTCCGTTTCTATGTTTAGCAATAATTATTTCCGCTTGACCAATACAAGAATCTTTTTCCTCAGTATCCCAAGTATGGAATCCATAATATTCAGGTCTATAAATAAACAAAACAATATCGGCATCT comes from Blattabacterium sp. (Mastotermes darwiniensis) str. MADAR and encodes:
- the glmM gene encoding phosphoglucosamine mutase, which translates into the protein MTLVKSSSGIRGTLGGKVGKGFSPIEIIKFSSGYVSWMKKKYKNKNRYLVILGRDGRTTSSMFQQFLVITFQSLGIDVIDIGLSTTPTVGIAVMNEKADGGVMLTASHNPKNWNGLKMFNSKGEFLSEKDIEKLSYIVEKEYFNFASLDQLGSHFYRKNYIHQHIETILSLPLVDEKIIQKYKFKIVVDGINSTGGIAVPILLEEYFGAKVVKMYCDPHGDFIHNPEPIEKNLREICKKVSEVGADLGIAVDPDVDRVVFICENGDFFGEEYTLVSVADYILKEKLGSIVTTLSSSQALKDLSINKGVPYYATSVGEVHVVKKMKEVKAVIGGEGNGGIIYPDLRYGRDALVGIALFLTYISKLSKISLTELKKRYSNYFMSKKKIRLSSNKKIGKILERIKRKYKGKKMNLKDGIKIYFLNNEWIHIRKSNTENIVRIHIESSLRERVNFLEKEILYEIKNSF
- the guaB gene encoding IMP dehydrogenase; the encoded protein is MNKKILKEALTFDDVLLVPSYSSILPSEVSLKTSLTFDITLNIPILSSAMDTVTESSLAISIAREGGIGIIHKNMNIKNQSEEVYKVKRSESGMIDDPITLSRNSTLREARFLMNTYHISGLPVVEKDHTLVGIITNRDIKYRMDLDSLVEDVMTKENLITSTKKNITLEKAKNILLKERIEKLPIVDDFQKLVGLITIRDIDNLIEYPNACKDSKGRLRVGAAVGTDKNTLDRVEALMKFGVDLIVIDSAHGHSIGVLKTIKSIRNNFPKLTLVAGNVVTRKAAKDLIDAGSTILKVGIGSGSICTTRVIAGVGMPQITAINDVYEYAKTRNVNVISDGGIRYSGDIVKAIAAGASSVMIGSLFAGTDEAPGEEIIFQGRKFKTYVGMGSLVSMKKGSGDRYFHFNEKYVPEGIEARVPYRGAMKDVIYQICGGLRSGMGYCGVSTIKELMIMGKFVRITNSGLKENHPHSVSITKESPNYFNYCIK
- the rplS gene encoding 50S ribosomal protein L19, whose product is MSNNFVEYIERKWIKKNHFPLFNSGDTITVFFEVKEGEKIRIQSFKGLVIKKKGKGLTKTFTVRKMSGNIGIERIFILNQPSIQKIEVNKRGKVRRSKIYYLRFLKGKKARVKS